In one window of Bombus vancouverensis nearcticus chromosome 10, iyBomVanc1_principal, whole genome shotgun sequence DNA:
- the LOC117156990 gene encoding uncharacterized protein LOC117156990 isoform X3 — translation MSNSLDSFLTRIGDVTIERVTPRPGPKPNETIMSNETVTNTNMNNVEPQTGNDESSEESSGETSDGEHDKKNDTLQSEEIEEIRSEGSGDDMDLDETIDSQIGVRAESERQHHSQAEEDDEEPVNILDTLPLEGAPIEGQEVSEADLLGKPISKDTDDEGSIGHENDKHEGHVMEEEGTESNKRHADSEHSDTAKKKQKKDDGTEGSASECETKAEKKLANMRRNIREVMDETQLDEATLSAQRQEMERLRRVQEQQRLIREVQRHMAITRQNMKAKTRVISLLQGKQNQAGTTISQSSPSGPVRLPNTVLLKVNSGSGTGSQTTSGIQTNQIQRRSVEGSRWQKGRGIYQGAQTSISRIANRPSGPNMLQQRIRMMTPSVSISPVVPKKEPMDRSEYYSDSEISDIEAEETLREKQIHAAKKISTGPKSQKTAKGKDVVTISSSSESSDDDCIVLSDPSGEEETDNEDDPSNSGMHTNDRYNIPDEHGRVLINVGHPETEPNVFLAPQVARIIKPHQIGGIRFLYDNIVESIERFKTSSGFGCILAHSMGLGKTLQVASFCDIFFRCTTSKTVLCIMPINTLQNWLAEFNMWLPYEDPNAPEKYGKSSGIKSESVIELKQEVKDESGNQSDMSNMSSMSNISRPISTESAHRFGQENTSQPMNIMPENPYIHPGYETHNMMPGYVQDNMLNKNISNSQVHINENYHGDISQNALYNTNPNPMSTFESIKSEVNCHGMQQRSNMSDTKFGMENQNSNNIYPGLENRPQAPIYPGIETRNPSTLYHGVDSHHSGSIYPNFDNSTNTFSNYTNRSTQESDQESRKDCFKNTLSSMNAEVNVKKEPEEIVKKEESTCTTKEEISNEEKKEIEKVKTPFSVDSPIGMEMRPRHFRLHILNDSHKTMTARAKVIQDWQVGGGVLLIGYELYRQLSLKKPNKAKRKRGQPFKDTVDVEEEDKNKGLLDEMHTALVNPGPDLVICDEGHRIKNSHASISMALKQMRTKRRIVLTGYPLQNNLLEYWCMVDFVRPNYLGTKSEFCNMFERPIQNGQCIDSTPQDIRLMRYRAHVLHALLEGFVQRRSHSVLQVSLPRKEEYILLVRMTSHQRKLYDTFMNQVVKTRAVPNPLKAFAVCCKIWNHPDILYHFLRKRQANEEDDLDLEETIGEKSTPGGKRSKARQPKGESKKGKKTNTTIKNKPAASVQPNSSSSSNTDNVENDNSHTTPKQNNYSNYPPMPMNNSGYSNSISQNSYPHGYQNYRSSDQNTYYRNENNHGEYNEFYNNQGSQRYGNQSFQTYSQTPGYNAPQNYPNQSQNYIPNSEQSTNNHSQRYSTATSNSEFRSDQNQGNNYEVSGMFPRQSYPYQDHGRNYGSNINQGSNNYSQVPNQSSFQSQMPNQSANMPLPDYSSYTPNQTQNYNPAAGQTNTIYSRNEGQPLQNSTLGYDTNQQSQNSSSQTPTAAYLANQQGQSTSGQNRGFSPNQQNQNLPLQSSSHTYGGSQSQNIPISNQPHNYPTQVNPNPSPQTSLNFSQQSPNTMPQNQPHPYITNSSNQTSIPQNQMRGYSTAAQNQMNVSQNSSSYPTGQSASNPTQTHGYAQDQQGSVPSAQGTMHGYSHLVSPSTPQNQSYPPNMQSQTGTPSNANHAYGSNHQGPTSIPSTPTHRYSSSQQGQISQSQNQALPYSQNQQTPSSINQSDQLYSRPDNQQQTQTYTPTANTSHEFSTDRQSGSSSTNPTNNYSINQTSSQNTVVPNYSTDGAHSNQVSQMKSSEDPYWQRNYSQPFQSDQCNDPYYRDVNPNVNRYQSNYFPSQNYQNQSYDYSNNHNSDINTRSEDSKSQQTTTHIQSSGSSEKNKNNKEMTSSVGVQSQPIHQNSSSSTSSGYGSESNCQTSVSRSVQNLNSLHSPRLNQNDLVKEDEKEKEDLLDKDKEEKSDDEILTKDEEKDCKSSPGGKEDPGIPYDWATELMKGYVPGLMDASAKMTIFFCILEEAIKLGDRVLAFSQSLFTLNLIEDFLARNSLKYPDGQTDAWIKNVNYYRLDGSTSALEREKLINEFNNNPKIHLFLVSTRAGSLGINLVGANRAIVFDASWNPCHDTQAVCRVYRYGQQKPCFVYRLVTDNCLERKIYDRQISKQGMADRVVDQCNPDAHLSLKEATTLSWDWEEDSQVQDFSQTKDSYSDEVMHRVLERHSSLLTKQPFHHESLLVDRKDKKLSQAEKRLARRGYELEKMAANCSRPSYNYVPGNTATRGGLQIRAIRGGDSSTTSKPVASVRPMQQRGAEGIGSRSVTGSRWIPAEVWQRQGMSAQEMTLPLDVVIPTNSPDKGSIVLKAGQRVMVLKSPKGIYMQLESGKIIAIRTALKLNQQKREEEPKKGVSSMAQRNSKPEVGFPLRNNSAISIIPKSSSSNQASGRSINKPGNGPNYRPFADKETLKRPKPVVTATAKPYLSQVNLTNQVSLSRLPKIKQEPVDHSTLGENSNSSDGQVRTEQRVEEVRLEDVVAEVSSNTDYNPNHNRVTSSDTDIALQKSSEENSQVYTSDSVTAQSVQTQHDQTETELTSKIDKQCSPSIEKEIIKTTDTLTNYGHAFQTQQEKRDASNDEIIIEDPSPIPPQIQSQVPSQMQSQMPLQVSPQVQSQVLPQIPPQLPTQIPPQVPSQLSSQGPSQIPQASPQVAPQVAPQVATQPTSSGSLPPLLTQQSTSSTMQVPATPTLRATEVPKGITDSTIGSSATSICTGTNTITSPKTAEPSMRETCIQSEPLNVPQGYPYAQYPRYYDYNDPRSRSLSTPYGTYFPGVPPHAANPRLPMDTSKSQPDVGKPIEERAMMNVPPAYSQVSNTTAKTSANTIETKGAEAMVTTTVATTPTRDETHIPTAFSHPTSSRYPGPYPPGPYDPYSQHYPPAPGSSATYPPGVAAPGYPAYGGPSYNTEYARMYTAFHGPPPPADPYIHRGYAPPSSHPPNYYPPFPHPPPPYPNYSFLSPYPNPNMPSEPQPPAQ, via the exons ATGTCAAATAGTTTGGACAGTTTTTTAACACGTATTGGGGATGTCACTATAGAACGCGTGACTCCTCGCCCAGGCCCTAAGCCTAATGAAACGATAATGTCGAATGAAACTGTAACAAACACAAACATGAATAATGTAGAGCCTCAAACAGGAAATGATGAAAGTTCAGAGGAATCTAGCGGTGAAACATCTGATGGAGAACATGACAAGAAAAATGATACATTGCAGTcagaagaaatagaagaaatacGTTCAGAAGGATCAGGGGACGACATGGATTTAGATGAGACAATTGATTCACAAATTGGTGTACGAGCAGAATCAGAAAGGCAACATCATTCTCAAGCTGAAGAGGATGATGAAGAACCAGTTAATATATTGGATACTTTGCCATTAGAAG GAGCCCCAATAGAGGGTCAGGAAGTGTCTGAAGCAGACTTACTTGGAAAACCAATTTCAAAAGATACAGATGATGAAGGAAGCATAGGACATGAAAATGACAAACATGAAGGTCATGTCATGGAGGAGGAAGGAACAGAGAGTAATAAGAGGCATGCTGATTCAGAACATTCTGATACAGCTAAGAAGAAGCAGAAAAAAGATGATGGAACTGAAGGATCTGCGTCAGAATGTGAAACAAAAGCAGAAAAGAAATTAGCAAACATGAGAAGAAATATTCGAGAAGTTATGGATGAAACTCAACTTGATGAAGCTACTTTGTCAGCTCAGCGGCAAGAGATGGAACGTCTTCGAAGGGTACAAGAACAACAAAGACTAATTCGTGAAGTTCAACGACATATGGCAATAACTAGGCAAAATATGAAAGCAAAAACAAGAGTAATTAGTCTTTTACAAGGAAAACAAAATCAAGCAGGTACTACTATTTCACAATCATCTCCATCTGGACCAGTTCGTTTGCCAAACACGGTGCTCCTTAAAGTAAATTCTGGATCTGGCACTGGATCTCAGACTACTTCTGGTATACAAACAAATCAAATACAAAGAAGATCGGTAGAAGGCTCCCGATGGCAAAAAGGTAGAGGTATTTACCAAGGAGCACAAACATCAATTTCGCGAATTGCAAATCGACCTAGTGGTCCCAATATGTTACAACAAAGAATTCGAATGATGACTCCTTCTGTTAGCATATCTCCTGTAGTTCCTAAAAAGGAACCTATGGATAGATCTGAATATTACTCAGATTCTGAAATCTCAGATATAGAAGCTGAAGAAACTTTACGTGAGAAACAAATACATGCTGCTAAAAAGATATCAACTGGGCCAAAGTCTCAAAAAACAGCTAAAGGCAAAGATGTAGTTACAATATCTAGCTCTAGCGAAAGTTCAGATGATGATTGTATAGTTTTAAGTGACCCAAGTGGTGAAGAAGAAACAGACAACGAAGATGATCCATCCAATTCTGGCATGCATACTAATGATAGATATAACATTCCAGATGAACATGGTAGAGTGTTAATAAATGTCGGTCATCCTGAAACAGAACCTAATGTATTTTTAGCTCCACAGGTAGCTCGTATTATTAAACCTCATCAGATTGGTGGTATTCGTTTTCTTTATGATAATATTGTTGAAAGTATTGAAAGATTCAAAACTAGTTCTGGTTTTGGTTGTATCCTTGCTCACAGTATGGGTTTAGGAAAAACACTTCAAGTTGCTAGTTTTTGCGATATTTTTTTTCGTTGTACCACTTCTAAAACAGTCCTCTGTATTATGCCCATTAATACACTGCAAAATTGGTTAGCAGAATTTAATATGTGGTTACCATATGAGGATCCTAATGCTCCGGAAAAGTATGGTAAAAGTTCTGGTATTAAATCAGAATCTGTTATTGAGCTTAAACAAGAAGTTAAGGATGAAAGCGGGAATCAAAGTGACATGTCAAATATGTCAAGTATGTCAAATATTTCAAGGCCTATTAGCACAGAATCAGCTCATCGTTTTGGACAAGAAAATACGTCCCAACCTATGAATATTATGCCAGAAAATCCGTATATTCATCCAGGATATGAAACTCACAATATGATGCCTGGTTATGTACAAGATAATAtgttgaataaaaatatatcaaattcgCAAGTACacataaatgaaaattatcacGGAGATATTTCACAAAATGCATTGTATAATACAAATCCTAATCCAATGTCTACTTTTGAATCAATAAAATCAGAAGTAAATTGTCATGGCATGCAACAAAGGTCAAACATGTCAGATACAAAATTTGGTATGGAAAATCAGAATTCTAATAATATATATCCTGGTTTAGAGAATCGGCCACAAGCTCCTATATATCCAGGTATTGAAACTCGAAATCCTAGCACTTTGTATCATGGTGTAGATAGTCATCACTCTGGGTCCATATATCCTAATTTTGACAATTCTACTAATACTTTCTCTAATTATACAAACCGATCAACTCAAGAATCAGATCAAGAATCAAGAAAAGATtgttttaaaaatactttatcttCTATGAATGCAGAAGTTAATGTAAAGAAAGAGCCAGAAGAAATAgttaaaaaggaggaaagtacttgtacaacaaaagaagaaatatcgaatgaagagaaaaaggaaattgaGAAAGTTAAAACTCCATTTAGTGTAGATTCGCCTATTGGTATGGAAATGAGACCGCGGCATTTTCGTTTACATATTTTAAATGATTCTCATAAAACTATGACAGCAAGAGCCAAGGTAATTCAAGATTGGCAAGTAGGAGGTGGTGTTTTGTTGATTGGATATGAACTATACAGACAATTGTCTTTAAAAAAGCCAAACAAAGCAAAAAGGAAACGTGGACAACCTTTCAAAGATACTGTTGATGTTGAGGAAGAAGACAAGAACAAAGGATTATTAGATGAAATGCATACAGCTTTAGTTAATCCAGGGCCTGATTTAGTCATATGTGATGAGGgtcatagaataaaaaattcccATGCTAGCATTAGTATGGCTTTGAAACAAATGCGCACAAAACGTAGAATTGTATTAACTGGTTATCCATTACAAAATAATCTTTTGGAATATTGGTGTATGGTTGATTTTGTAAGACCTAATTATTTGGGAACTAAAAGTGAATTTTGTAATATGTTTGAACGACCAATTCAGAATGGGCAGTGTATTGATTCAACACCACAAGACATACGTTTAATGAGATACCGTGCACATGTGTTACATGCCTTGTTAGAAGGTTTTGTACAAAGAAGATCTCATTCTGTATTGCAAGTTTCCTTACCACGTAAAGAAGAATACATTCTTCTTGTTCGGATGACATCACATCAACGTAAACTATATGATACCTTTATGAATCAAGTAGTTAAAACACGTGCTGTACCTAATCCATTGAAAGCTTTTGCAGTATGCTGTAAAATTTGGAACCATCCTGATATCCTGTATCACTTTCTACGTAAACGACAGGCTAATGAAGAAGATGATTTAGATTTAGAGGAAACAATTGGTGAAAAATCTACTCCAGGAGGTAAACGTTCTAAAGCACGCCAACCAAAAGGGGAATccaagaaaggaaagaaaacaaATACAACTATAAAAAATAAACCAGCAGCTAGTGTTCAACCTAATTCCTCTTCATCATCTAATACTGATaatgtagaaaatgataattcaCATACTACTCCAAAACAAAACAATTATTCTAATTATCCTCCTATGCCAATGAATAATTCAGGGTATTCAAATTCTATATCTCAAAATTCTTATCCTCATGGTTATCAGAATTATAGATCAAGTGATCAAAACACATAttatagaaatgaaaataaCCATGGAGAATACAATGAATTTTACAATAATCAAGGATCACAAAGATATGGAAATCAATCATTTCAAACATATTCACAAACTCCAGGATATAATGCACCACAAAATTATCCTAATCAATCACAAAATTATATACCAAACAGTGAGCAGTCTACAAATAATCATTCTCAAAGGTATTCAACTGCTACTTCCAATTCAGAATTTCGTTCAGATCAAAATCAAGGGAATAATTATGAAGTATCTGGGATGTTTCCACGTCAATCTTATCCTTATCAAGATCATGGACGTAATTATGGATCAAATATAAATCAAGGATCTAATAATTATTCTCAAGTTCCAAATCAGTCTTCTTTTCAATCGCAAATGCCAAACCAATCTGCAAATATGCCATTACCTGATTATTCTTCATATACACCAAATCAGACTCAAAATTATAATCCTGCAGCAGGGCAAACAAATACCATATATTCACGAAATGAAGGTCAACCATTACAAAATTCTACATTAGGATATGACACAAATCAACAAAGTCAAAATTCATCATCTCAAACACCAACTGCTGCATATCTTGCAAATCAACAAGGGCAGAGTACATCTGGTCAAAATCGTGGCTTTTCACCCAATCAACAGAATCAAAATCTTCCTTTGCAAAGTTCTTCTCATACTTATGGTGGCTCACAGTCACAAAATATTCCAATATCAAATCAACCCCACAATTATCCTACTCAAGTAAATCCAAACCCTTCACCACAAACATCACTCAATTTTAGTCAACAATCTCCGAACACTATGCCACAGAATCAACCTCATCCATATATAACAAATTCATCAAATCAAACATCAATTCCACAAAATCAAATGCGTGGATATTCTACAGCAGCTCAAAATCAGATGAATGTATCACAAAATTCATCTTCGTATCCCACTGGCCAATCAGCTTCAAATCCTACTCAAACACATGGATATGCTCAAGATCAGCAAGGGTCAGTTCCTAGTGCACAAGGTACTATGCATGGATATTCACATCTTGTATCTCCATCAACACCACAAAATCAATCTTATCCACCTAATATGCAAAGCCAAACGGGAACTCCATCAAATGCAAATCATGCCTATGGGTCTAATCATCAAGGTCCAACATCAATACCATCAACTCCAACTCATAGGTACAGTTCTTCTCAACAAGGACAGATATCACAATCTCAGAATCAAGCTCTTCCATATTCTCAAAATCAGCAAACACCGAGTTCTATCAATCAAAGTGATCAATTGTATTCCAGACCAGATAATCAACAACAAACTCAAACTTATACACCAACAGCCAACACATCCCATGAATTTTCAACAGATCGTCAAAGTGGTAGTTCCTCTACCAATCCTACAAATAATTATTCAATAAATCAAACGTCGTCTCAGAATACTGTTGTACCAAATTATTCAACAGATGGAGCACATTCAAATCAAGTAAGTCAAATGAAGAGTTCAGAGGATCCTTATTGGCAAAGAAATTATTCTCAACCATTTCAATCTGATCAATGTAATGATCCTTATTATCGGGATGTAAATCCTAATGTGAATCGATATCAAAGTAATTACTTTCCGTCACAAAATTATCAAAATCAGTCTTATGATTATAGTAATAATCATAATTCGGATATTAATACGCGCTCAGAGGATTCGAAGTCCCAGCAAACCACTACTCACATTCAAAGCTCAGGATCTTCAGAGAAGAACAAAAATAATAAGGAAATGACATCAAGTGTTGGTGTGCAAAGTCAACCAATTCATCAAAATAGTTCAAGTTCTACAAGTTCAGGTTATGGTTCTGAATCAAATTGTCAGACTTCAGTGTCTAGATCTGTACAAAATCTTAATTCATTGCATAGTCCCCGTCTAAATCAAAATGATTTAGTGAAagaagatgaaaaagaaaaagaagacttattagataaagataaagaagaGAAGTCAGATGATGAAATTCTTACAAAAGATGAAGAAAAGGATTGTAAAAGTTCTCCAGGAGGAAAAGAAGACCCTGGTATTCCATATGATTGG GCAACAGAATTAATGAAGGGCTATGTACCAGGATTAATGGATGCTTCTGCAAAAATGAcaattttcttttgtattttggAAGAAGCAATTAAACTTGGTGACCGCGTTTTAGCATTTTCTCAATCGTTATTTACATTGAATCTCATTGAAGATTTTTTAGCTAGAAATAGTTTGAAGTATCCTGATGGGCAAACAGATGCTTggattaaaaatgtaaattattatcGTCTCGATGGCAGTACTAGCGCCTTAGAAAGAGAAAAACTTATTaatgaatttaataataatcCAAAAATTCATCTTTTTCTTGTTTCAACGCGTGCTGGTTCTCTTGGTATTAATCTTGTTGGCGCTAACCGTGCCATTGTATTCGATGCTTCTTGGAATCCTTGTCATGATACACAGGCTGTTTGTAGAGTGTATAGATATGGACAACAGAAACCTTGTTTTGTTTACCGTTTGGTCACTGACAATTgtttagaaagaaaaatatatgacaGACAAATTAGTAAGCAAGGAATGGCAGATCGTGTGGTTGATCAATGCAATCCAGATGCTCATCTTTCATTAAAAGAAGCAACTACATTGTCTTGGGATTGGGAAGAAGATAGTCAAGTACAAGATTTTTCTCAAACGAAAGATAGTTATTCTGATGAAGTGATGCATCGTGTATTAGAACGCCATTCTTCTTTATTAACGAAACAGCCTTTCCACCATGAAAGTCTTTTAGTTGATAGAAAAGATAAGAAACTTAGTCAAGCAGAAAAGCGACTAGCTCGTCGTGGTTACGAACTTGAAAAAATGGCTGCCAACTGTTCCAGGCCCAGTTATAATTATGTTCCTGGAAATACTGCAACACGGG GTGGATTACAAATTCGAGCAATTCGAGGTGGTGATAGTAGTACTACTTCTAAACCAGTTGCCTCAGTTAGACCAATGCAGCAACGTGGTGCTGAAGGTATAGGTTCGCGTAGTGTAACAGGAAGTCGGTGGATACCAGCGGAAGTATGGCAAAGGCAGGGAATGAGTGCACAAGAAATGACATTACCTTTAGATGTTGTTATTCCCACCAATTCACCCGATAAGGGAAGTATTGTATTGAAAGCTGGTCAACGAGTAATGGTACTGAAAAGTCCCAAAGGCATTTATATGCAATTAGAATCTGGTAAAATTATTGCTATTCGAACGGCTCTTAAACTAAATCAACAAAAGCGAGAAGAAGAACCTAAGAAag gtGTATCGTCAATGGCACAAAGGAATTCAAAACCAGAAGTCGGATTTCCATTGAGAAATAATTCAGCTATTTCTATCATACCGAAATCTTCTTCAAGTAATCAAGCAAGTGGTCGTTCGATTAATAAACCAGGAAACGGGCCTAATTATAGGCCATTTGCTGACAAAGAAACTTTAAAGAGACCAAAACCTGTCGTTACTGCAACTGCCAAACCTTATTTGAGTCAAGTTAATTTAACCAATCAAGTTTCTCTATCAAGGTTACCAAAAATAAAGCAGGAACCGGTAGATCATTCCACACTAGGTGAAAATTCAAACTCCTCAGATGGACAAGTTAGAACTGAACAAAGAGTGGAAGAAGTCAGATTAGAGGATGTGGTTGCGGAAGTAAGTTCGAATACAGATTATAATCCTAATCATAATCGTGTAACCAGTTCAGATACCGATATTGCTTTACAAAAGTCATCTGAAGAAAATAGTCAAGTATATACTTCGGATTCTGTAACTGCACAAAGTGTTCAAACACAACACGATCAAACAGAAACGGAATTGACATCAAAAATTGATAAACAGTGTTCTCCTTCAATTGAAAAGGAGATCATAAAAACAACAGATACATTAACAAATTACGGGCATGCTTTTCAAACTCAACAAGAAAAAAGAGATGCGTCCAATGATGAAATTATAATTGAAGATCCTTCGCCGATACCACCTCAAATACAGTCGCAAGTACCATCACAAATGCAATCTCAAATGCCATTACAAGTATCTCCGCAAGTACAGTCACAAGTATTACCTCAGATACCACCACAGTTACCAACACAAATACCACCCCAAGTACCTTCCCAGTTATCATCGCAAGGACCATCACAAATACCTCAAGCATCACCGCAAGTTGCACCACAAGTTGCACCACAAGTTGCAACACAACCAACATCATCTGGCTCATTACCGCCATTGTTAACGCAACAATCAACATCATCGACTATGCAAGTACCAGCGACACCTACATTACGAGCTACGGAAGTTCCTAAAGGTATAACAGATTCAACTATTGGTTCTTCTGCTACATCCATATGTACTGGAACAAATACTATAACATCTCCAAAAACAGCGGAACCAAGTATGCGTGAAACTTGTATACAAAGTGAACCTCTTAATGTTCCACAAGGTTATCCTTATGCTCAGTATCCACGATATTACGATTATAATGATCCTCGATCTCGATCGTTGTCCACTCCTTATGGTACATATTTCCCTGGTGTTCCACCTCATGCAGCAAATCCTAGATTACCAATGGATACCTCTAAGAGTCAACCAGATGTAGGAAAACCTATAGAAGAGAGGGCAATGATGAATGTGCCTCCTGCATATTCGCAAGTATCTAATACTACTGCCAAAACATCAGCCAACACTATAGAAACGAAAGGTGCAGAAGCGATGGTAACTACAACGGTGGCGACTACTCCTACTAGAGATGAAACGCACATACCCACTGCGTTTAGTCATCCTACGAGTAGTCGTTATCCTGGACCTTATCCACCGGGACCGTATGATCCATATTCACAGCATTATCCTCCAGCGCCCGGTTCATCAGCAACTTATCCACCAGGTG TAGCTGCCCCTGGATATCCAGCATACGGTGGCCCGAGTTACAACACGGAATATGCTCGTATGTATACAGCGTTTCATGGTCCTCCTCCACCAGCAGATCCTTATATACACAGAGGTTATGCACCCCCTTCTTCACATCCACCTAATTATTATCCTCCATTTCCTCATCCACCACCGCCTTATCCGAATTATTCATTTTTGTCACCATATCCAAATCCCAATATGCCCAGCGAGCCACAGCCACCTGCTCAGTAG